The proteins below are encoded in one region of Serratia symbiotica:
- the rcsB gene encoding response regulator transcription factor RcsB: protein MNDLNVIIADDHPIVLFGIRKSLEQIEWVNVVGEFEDSTALINSLSMLDANVLITDLSMPGDKYGDGITLIKYIKRHYPQLSIIVLTMNNNPAILSTVLDLDIAGIVLKQGAPTDLPKALAALQNGKKFTPESVTKLLEKISANGYGDKRLSPKESEVLRLFAEGFLVTEIAKKLNRSIKTISSQKKSAMMKLGVENDIALLNYLSSISMTPLDRE from the coding sequence ATGAATGACCTGAACGTAATTATTGCTGATGACCATCCTATCGTGCTGTTTGGCATCCGAAAGTCACTTGAGCAAATTGAATGGGTGAATGTGGTTGGGGAATTTGAAGACTCAACAGCACTGATCAACAGTTTGTCCATGCTGGACGCCAACGTACTGATCACCGATCTTTCTATGCCGGGTGACAAATATGGCGATGGCATCACCCTGATTAAGTACATCAAACGTCACTATCCGCAGTTGTCGATTATTGTACTCACCATGAACAACAACCCTGCCATCTTAAGCACAGTGTTGGATCTAGACATCGCTGGCATCGTACTGAAACAGGGCGCGCCGACCGATCTACCTAAAGCGCTGGCCGCCTTGCAGAATGGTAAGAAGTTCACGCCAGAAAGCGTAACCAAACTACTGGAAAAAATCAGCGCCAACGGCTATGGCGACAAACGTCTTTCGCCAAAAGAAAGCGAAGTACTTCGCCTGTTCGCCGAGGGCTTTCTGGTCACCGAGATCGCCAAGAAACTCAACCGCAGTATCAAGACTATCAGCAGCCAGAAGAAATCGGCGATGATGAAACTGGGCGTAGAGAACGACATCGCCTTACTCAACTACCTGTCTTCCATAAGCATGACGCCGCTGGACAGAGAATGA